In the Alligator mississippiensis isolate rAllMis1 chromosome 7, rAllMis1, whole genome shotgun sequence genome, one interval contains:
- the LOC102559848 gene encoding D(1) dopamine receptor, protein MDGLYFSREADGLATINDTLSRESWGEEANSELSLRVVTGVLLFLLILSTLLGNTLVCAAVVKFRHLRSKVTNFFVISLAVSDLFVAVLVMPWKAVTEVAGFWPFGGFCDIWVAFDIMCSTASILNLCVISVDRYWAISSPFRYERKMTRRVAFVMIGVAWLLSILISFIPVQLQWHKASELLPPQELSFNISQEENCDSSLSRTYAISSSLISFYIPVAIMIVTYTRIFRIAQHQIRRISSLERAVEHAQNCHSSDCSHEASLKNSFRKETKVLKTLSIIMGVFVFCWLPFFVLNCMVPFCDFSRHEPGELPCVTETVFNIFIWFGWANSSLNPIIYAFNADFRKAFATILGCNRLCPSNAVETVNFSNELVSYHHDTTYQKEVVTLSYPHILPHAAMQAEDHEVTFDKVSQISQTSHNNHPGPVLPAVVHVECEVAVSLEKITPFTPSVMG, encoded by the coding sequence ATGGATGGGCTTTACTTCTCCAGAGAGGCAGACGGGCTGGCAACGATCAATGACACCCtcagcagggagagctggggggaggaagcCAACTCAGAGCTGTCCCTTCGGGTGGTGACAGgtgtcctcctcttcctccttatCCTGTCCACCCTCTTGGGCAACACCCTGGTGTGCGCGGCTGTGGTCAAGTTCAGACACCTACGTTCCAAGGTCACCAACTTCTTTGTCATCTCGTTGGCTGTCTCCGACCTCTTTGTGGCTGTGCTAGTGATGCCCTGGAAGGCAGTTACCGAGGTGGCTGGCTTTTGGCCCTTTGGGGGCTTCTGTGACATCTGGGTGGCCTTCGACATTATGTGCTCCACTGCTTCCATCCTCAACCTGTGCGTCATCAGTGTGGACCGCTACTGGGCCATCTCCAGTCCCTTCCGCTATGAAAGGAAGATGACTCGGCGCGTGGCTTTTGTCATGATCGGGGTGGCATGGCTGCTCTCCATCTTGATCTCCTTCAtccctgtgcagctgcagtggcacAAAGCCAGCGAGCTCCTTCCACCCCAAGAGTTGAGCTTCAACATCAGCCAGGAGGAGAACTGTGACTCCAGCCTCAGCCGGACCTATGCCATCTCTTCCTCCCTCATCAGCTTCTACATCCCGGTTGCCATCATGATTGTGACGTATACACGGATCTTCCGCATCGCCCAGCACCAGATTCGCCGCATCTCCTCCCTAGAAAGGGCAGTGGAGCATGCCCAAAATTGCCACAGCAGTGACTGTTCGCATGAGGCCTCCTTGAAGAACTCTTTCAGAAAGGAGACCAAAGTCCTCAAGACCCTCTCCATCATTATGGGTGTCTTTGTcttctgctggctgcccttcttTGTGCTCAACTGCATGGTGCCTTTCTGCGACTTCAGTCGGCATGAACCTGGTGAGCTGCCTTGTGTTACTGAGACagtcttcaacatcttcatctggTTTGGCTGGGCCAACTCCTCCCTCAACCCCATCATCTATGCTTTCAATgctgacttcaggaaagcctttgcCACCATCCTAGGCTGCAATCGCCTCTGCCCCAGCAATGCAGTGGAGACAGTGAACTTCAGCAATGAGCTGGTTTCCTACCACCATGACACCACCTACCAGAAAGAGGTGGTGACCCTCAGCTACCCGCACATCCTCCCCCATGCCGCCATGCAGGCAGAAGACCATGAGGTGACTTTCGACAAGGTGTCTCAAATTTCCCAGACTTCGCACAACAACCATCCCGGTCCTGTCTTACCTGCTGTGGTCCACGTGGAGTGTGAGGTGGCTGTATCACTGGAAAAGATCACGCCATTCACCCCCAGTGTCATGGGTTGA
- the CHMP7 gene encoding charged multivesicular body protein 7 isoform X1, with protein sequence MRGADPAGGPMSAAGSAAGPGPGPGPGPGEEAAAAGPEPGELPAEWEADEERVAFLFSAFKQSREVNSTEWDSKMSAWAGLVLARGRRRGSVRTCLRELRLAFERRGSVPLGLATVLRDLLRRGKLQRESDFIASVDSSWISWGVGVFILKPLKWTLSSVLGDSKVPEEEEILIFVELLQEKAEEMYRLYQNSTLSSHPVVALSELRLLCANMCPDERTFYLLLLQLQKEKKVTVLEQNGEKIVKFARGLHTKVSPVNDVDIGVYQLMQSEQLLSRKVESLSQEAERCKEEARSACRAGKKQLALRCLKSKRRTERRIEELHSKLDTVQGILDRIYASQTDQMVFNAYQAGVGALKLSMKDVTVEKAENLVDQIQELCDTQDEVAQTLAGVGINGLAEVDTEELEKELDSLLVDSTKETLDLPPVPRKPLLPTVSDAELEAELEKLSLSDRGLAQKTVCTSSEPKRVVALDL encoded by the exons ATGCGCGGTGCGGACCCGGCCGGCGGGCCGATGAGCGCGGCGGGCAGCGCGGCGGGGCCAGGcccgggccccggccccggccctggggaggaggcggcggcggcggggccggagCCGGGGGAGCTGCCGGCCGAATGGGAGGCGGACGAGGAGCGTGTGGCCTTCCTGTTTTCCGCCTTCAAGCAGAGCCGCGAGGTGAACAGCACGGAGTGGGACAGCAAGATGAGCGCCTGGGCCGGGCTGGTGCTGGCGCGCGGCCGCCGCCGGGGCTCCGTGCGCACCTGCCTGCGCGAGCTGCGCCTCGCCTTCGAGCGCCGCGGCAGCGTCCCGCTCGGCCTGGCCACCGTGCTGCGCGACCTGCTCAG ACGTGGCAAACTGCAGAGGGAGTCGGACTTCATAGCCAGTGTAGACAGCAGCTGGATCTCCTGGGGTGTGGGAGTCTTCATTTTGAAGCCTCTGAAGTGGACCCTGTCAAGTGTGCTAGGTGACAGCAAAGTGCCGGAGGAAGAGGAGATCCTGATTTTTGTGGAGCTACTTCAA GAGAAGGCAGAGGAAATGTATCGCCTGTATCAGAACTCGACACTTTCTTCTCACCCGGTTGTTGCCCTCTCAGAATTGCGCTTGCTCTGTGCCAACATGTGTCCGGACGAGAGGACGTTCTATTTgttgctgctccagctccagaaggaaaagaaggtcacagtcttggaacagaatgGAGAGAAG aTTGTAAAATTTGCCCGGGGTCTTCACACCAAAGTGTCCCCAGTTAATGACGTGGACATCGGGGTGTATCAGCTGATGCAGAGTGAGCAGCTGCTGTCACGGAAGGTGGAGTCCCTCTCTCAGGAAGCCGAGAG GTGTAAAGAGGAGGCCCGAAGTGCTTGTAGAGCTGGGAAAAAACAGCTG GCACTTAGATGTTTAAAATCAAAGCGAAGGACAGAGAGACGGATTGAAGAGCTCCATTCCAAGCTGGATACAGTGCAGGGTATACTGGATCGTATATATGCTTCACAGACGGATCAGATG GTGTTTAATGCCTACCAGGCTGGAGTAGGAGCTCTAAAACTGTCCATGAAGGATGTCACTGTGGAAAAGGCAGAGAACCTGGTGGATCAGATTCAGGAG CTTTGTGATACCCAGGATGAAGTTGCCCAGActttggcaggggtggggatcaATGGTCTGG cAGAAGTTGACACTGAGGAACTTGAGAAGGAGCTAGATAGTCTTCTTGTGGACTCGACTAAAGAGACTCTGGATCTGCCTCCTGTGCCCCGGAAGCCGCTGCTTCCCACCGTTTCTGATGCAGAGCTTGAAGCTGAGTTGGAGAAACTTTCCTTGTCAGACAGAG GTTTGGCACAAAAGACTGTCTGTACTTCCTCTGAGCCCAAAAGAGTGGTGGCACTGGATCTCTGA
- the R3HCC1 gene encoding R3H and coiled-coil domain-containing protein 1, which produces MLMVMDALSLISQPLLEVSSGLCVPLGPCCPSRGGFASCGSGWPCFPRTAGRRRLLPARCGAAAARGGAEPSRAGPGRAAAGGCGSGPGGGRSRSGRVDRHVRPRRALPAAALALHCLDGVFLSPSENGFVSRVAEELELFLLHNQHERVLLFPPLSSRLRYLIHRTADNVDLLSSFSVGEGWKRRTVICHSAIRLPDEAGDQNGSCSNTSRSHRPLQSRGRGGRATGLRHTEMPADGSRTNRGTGRTRRQPRRKPDKALYVPRAMRKKQEEWKDEALAAPASEPGVEVQEEGNCLESTLEQAPDELASCESIMGPSQEVDITPPAPDEKLSEVQVPCEMLEEQAVSEIRNEEGSKCPVNCLDTSVMEHIKNLAVLEGQENSSASTTILECSKKLCQPEDQDGDTVDSSVSGYSKNAVLSGSQTKDCTVTEGGKTSSVLENQDHGATILDSENLPLLTDPNKDCVEATMLGHNKNLSELEDQDKDCTGAATLEYSQHLGLLEDQVDASVPEHGENPSVFDKQDKSSMDNSEPDHGKKEPLPEKQAKNCTVLAGTLWAGLELSAGDKSMTNSTVIKQEERCLEDECSAELLEEIAAYLTVKDISIEKIQFDYSSYGDAQINEGDFGHVIEIYDFLPSLKTEHLMEAFSEFHESGFKIQWVDDTHALGIFSSLAAASHALGQSYATLKIRPLIHGTRQSKIKALQRPKLLQLAKERPQTDTAVARRLVTRALGLQHKKQRVPGSAVLQPENVDQEE; this is translated from the exons ATGCTTATGGTAATGGATGCCCTCTCGTTGATCTCTCAGCCCCTCCTGGAGGTTTCTAGCGGGCTGTGCGTGCCCCTGGGCCCgtgctgccccagcaggggcGGGTTTGCAAGCTGCGGGTCGGGCTGGCCATGCTTCccccgcaccgcggggcggcgcAGGCTGCTGCCGGCTCGGTGCGGCGCAGCTGCagcccggggcggggcggagccgagccgagccgggccgggccgggccgccgcAGGGGGGTGCGGGTCGGGGCCGGGGGGTGGCAGGAGTCGCTCTGGGCGCGTTGATCGCCACGTGCGCCCCCGCAgggccctgcccgccgccgcCCTGGCGCTGCACTGCCTGGACGGGGTCTTCCTCTCCCCCAGCGAGAATGGCTTCGTGAGCCGGGTGGCCGAGGAGCTGGAGCTCTTCCTGCTGCACAACCAGCACGAGAG ggTCCTGCTGTTCCCGCCCTTGTCCAGCCGCCTCCGGTACCTGATCCACAGGACCGCGGACAATGTCGACTTGTTAAGCAGCTTCTCTGTTGGGGAAGGCTGGAAGAGGAGGACGGTTATCTGTCACTCGGCCATACG GTTGCCCGATGAGGCTGGCGATCAAAATGGCTCTTGCAGCAACACATCAAGATCACACCGCCCTCTCCAGTCAAGAGGCAGGGGAGGCCGGGCCACAGGGCTGCGCCACACAGAAATGCCTGCTGATGGCTCTCGAACCAACCGAGGAACTGGCAGGACCAGGAGGCAGCCCCGGAGGAAGCCAGATAAAGCTCTGTATGTCCCTAGAGCAATGCGCAAGAAACAGGAGGAATGGAAAGATGAAGCACTGGCAGCACCTGCATCTGAGCCAGGAGTTGAGGTGCAAGAGGAGGGGAACTGCCTTGAAAGCACACTTGAACAGGCCCCTGATGAGCTAGCAAGCTGTGAAAGCATCATGGGTCCCAGCCAGGAAGTGGACATTACCCCTCCAGCCCCTGACGAGAAACTCTCTGAAGTCCAGGTGCCTTGCGAGATGCTTGAAGAGCAAGCAGTGAGTGAAATCAGGAATGAGGAAGGTAGCAAGTGTCCAGTGAATTGTTTGGACACCTCTGTAATGGAGCATATTAAGAACTTAGCAGTCCTGGAAGGTCAGGAGAACAGCTCTGCAAGTACCACTATACTGGAGTGCAGCAAAAAGCTATGCCAACCAGAAGATCAAGATGGAGACACTGTGGACTCCAGTGTATCAGGGTATAGCAAAAATGCAGTCCTATCAGGAAGCCAAACTAAAGATTGTACTGTAACAGAGGGTGGCAAAACCTCCTCAGTACTGGAAAACCAGGATCATGGTGCCACTATATTGGACAGTGAAAATCTACCCCTGCTGACAGATCCTAATAAGGACTGTGTGGAGGCCACCATGCTGGGTCACAACAAGAACTTGTCTGAATTGGAAGACCAGGATAAAGATTGTACAGGTGCTGCCACGTTGGAATATAGCCAGCACTTAGGCCTTCTGGAAGATCAGGTGGATGCCTCTGTACCAGAGCATGGTGAAAACCCATCAGTATTTGATAAACAGGATAAGTCCTCCATGGATAATTCTGAACCAGATCATGGCAAAAAGGAACCCTTGCCAGAAAAGCAGGCTAAGAACTGTACAGTCTTGGCTGGCACGCTATGGGCTGGATTGGAACTGTCTGCCGGAGATAAAAGCATGACAAATTCAACAGTCATTAAGCAGGAAGAGCGCTGTTTGGAGGATGAGTGCAGTGCTGAGCTCTTGGAAGAG ATTGCAGCATACTTAACAGTGAAAGACATCAGCATTGAGAAGATCCAGTTTGATTACTCTAGCTATGGTGATGCACAGATCAATGAGGGAGACTTTGGTCACGTGATAGAGATCTACGACTTCTTGCCATCTCTGAAAACGGAGCATCTGATGGAAGCATTTTCTGAGTTCCA tGAAAGTGGTTTCAAAATTCAGTGGGTTGATGATACGCATGCTCTGGGTATCTTCTCCAGTCTGGCAGCAG CATCTCACGCCCTGGGACAGAGTTATGCCACTTTAAAGATCCGACCATTGATCCATGGGACAAGACAGTCTAAAATCAAGGCACTTCAGCGACCAA AGCTGCTTCAGCTTGCTAAAGAGAGACCCCAGACAGACACAGCAGTGGCTAGAAGGCTGGTGACAAGGGCATTGGGACTACAGCACAAGAAGCAGCGGGTCCCTGGCAGTGCAGTGTTACAGCCAGAGAACGTGGACCAGGAAGAGTGA
- the CHMP7 gene encoding charged multivesicular body protein 7 isoform X2 has protein sequence MRGADPAGGPMSAAGSAAGPGPGPGPGPGEEAAAAGPEPGELPAEWEADEERVAFLFSAFKQSREVNSTEWDSKMSAWAGLVLARGRRRGSVRTCLRELRLAFERRGSVPLGLATVLRDLLRRGKLQRESDFIASVDSSWISWGVGVFILKPLKWTLSSVLGDSKVPEEEEILIFVELLQEKAEEMYRLYQNSTLSSHPVVALSELRLLCANMCPDERTFYLLLLQLQKEKKVTVLEQNGEKIVKFARGLHTKVSPVNDVDIGVYQLMQSEQLLSRKVESLSQEAERCKEEARSACRAGKKQLALRCLKSKRRTERRIEELHSKLDTVQGILDRIYASQTDQMVFNAYQAGVGALKLSMKDVTVEKAENLVDQIQELCDTQDEVAQTLAGVGINGLEVDTEELEKELDSLLVDSTKETLDLPPVPRKPLLPTVSDAELEAELEKLSLSDRGLAQKTVCTSSEPKRVVALDL, from the exons ATGCGCGGTGCGGACCCGGCCGGCGGGCCGATGAGCGCGGCGGGCAGCGCGGCGGGGCCAGGcccgggccccggccccggccctggggaggaggcggcggcggcggggccggagCCGGGGGAGCTGCCGGCCGAATGGGAGGCGGACGAGGAGCGTGTGGCCTTCCTGTTTTCCGCCTTCAAGCAGAGCCGCGAGGTGAACAGCACGGAGTGGGACAGCAAGATGAGCGCCTGGGCCGGGCTGGTGCTGGCGCGCGGCCGCCGCCGGGGCTCCGTGCGCACCTGCCTGCGCGAGCTGCGCCTCGCCTTCGAGCGCCGCGGCAGCGTCCCGCTCGGCCTGGCCACCGTGCTGCGCGACCTGCTCAG ACGTGGCAAACTGCAGAGGGAGTCGGACTTCATAGCCAGTGTAGACAGCAGCTGGATCTCCTGGGGTGTGGGAGTCTTCATTTTGAAGCCTCTGAAGTGGACCCTGTCAAGTGTGCTAGGTGACAGCAAAGTGCCGGAGGAAGAGGAGATCCTGATTTTTGTGGAGCTACTTCAA GAGAAGGCAGAGGAAATGTATCGCCTGTATCAGAACTCGACACTTTCTTCTCACCCGGTTGTTGCCCTCTCAGAATTGCGCTTGCTCTGTGCCAACATGTGTCCGGACGAGAGGACGTTCTATTTgttgctgctccagctccagaaggaaaagaaggtcacagtcttggaacagaatgGAGAGAAG aTTGTAAAATTTGCCCGGGGTCTTCACACCAAAGTGTCCCCAGTTAATGACGTGGACATCGGGGTGTATCAGCTGATGCAGAGTGAGCAGCTGCTGTCACGGAAGGTGGAGTCCCTCTCTCAGGAAGCCGAGAG GTGTAAAGAGGAGGCCCGAAGTGCTTGTAGAGCTGGGAAAAAACAGCTG GCACTTAGATGTTTAAAATCAAAGCGAAGGACAGAGAGACGGATTGAAGAGCTCCATTCCAAGCTGGATACAGTGCAGGGTATACTGGATCGTATATATGCTTCACAGACGGATCAGATG GTGTTTAATGCCTACCAGGCTGGAGTAGGAGCTCTAAAACTGTCCATGAAGGATGTCACTGTGGAAAAGGCAGAGAACCTGGTGGATCAGATTCAGGAG CTTTGTGATACCCAGGATGAAGTTGCCCAGActttggcaggggtggggatcaATGGTCTGG AAGTTGACACTGAGGAACTTGAGAAGGAGCTAGATAGTCTTCTTGTGGACTCGACTAAAGAGACTCTGGATCTGCCTCCTGTGCCCCGGAAGCCGCTGCTTCCCACCGTTTCTGATGCAGAGCTTGAAGCTGAGTTGGAGAAACTTTCCTTGTCAGACAGAG GTTTGGCACAAAAGACTGTCTGTACTTCCTCTGAGCCCAAAAGAGTGGTGGCACTGGATCTCTGA